In one window of Miscanthus floridulus cultivar M001 chromosome 12, ASM1932011v1, whole genome shotgun sequence DNA:
- the LOC136498372 gene encoding pentatricopeptide repeat-containing protein At5g61400-like, translating into MRRVVPLFLRRALVIRSYPPVSRLSSQACWLNSSDNEEPSQSSAYGDYRSRRLLPLITLAVRASNWDAARNISFRECVRLYGPSRSVGLFALIVQAFLPRRIREVRRLIQSIVDYCGNAGSELFELAPILVNNLGQSMTLLQVYAAVIRIFVESSMFEDALLTYVEAKNVGVDRRLCNFLLKCLVEGNQIMYARSLFDDMKSCGPSPNFCSYSILMSMYTHGERLCLNEAFELLCEMELNGVRPNAITYGTYLYGLCRSRQVTSAWDFLQTLSQSGGPCSNYCFNAVIHGFCSEGQVDKAIEVFHGMKKCGFVPDVHSYSILVDGLCKHGDLLKGYDMLDEMARNGIYPNQVSYSSLLHGLCKTGQVALALKIFKNLQDHGFEHDQINYSIILHGCCQHLDLKAISDLWFDMIHHDIAPDVYNYTSLIYALCRHRNLQDALGVFELMLENGLSPNIVTCTILVDSFSKEGLVGEAFLFLDR; encoded by the coding sequence ATGCGCCGGGTGGTCCCATTGTTTCTGCGCCGAGCCCTTGTCATCAGGAGCTATCCCCCAGTGTCGCGCCTTTCCTCTCAGGCTTGTTGGTTGAATAGCTCTGATAACGAAGAGCCCAGTCAGAGTTCTGCTTATGGTGACTATAGAAGTCGTCGTCTGCTTCCCTTGATCACACTAGCAGTGCGGGCTTCGAACTGGGATGCTGCCAGAAATATAAGCTTCAGGGAGTGTGTGAGGTTATACGGGCCATCTCGGTCAGTTGGTTTGTTTGCTTTGATTGTGCAGGCGTTCTTGCCGCGGAGAATCAGAGAGGTCCGGCGCTTGATTCAGAGTATTGTTGATTACTGTGGAAATGCTGGGTCAGAGTTGTTTGAGTTGGCTCCTATCTTGGTCAACAATTTGGGTCAGTCAATGACGCTGTTACAAGTTTATGCTGCGGTCATCCGTATTTTTGTAGAGTCGTCGATGTTTGAGGATGCTCTTCTCACTTATGTTGAGGCCAAGAATGTTGGTGTTGACAGACGTTTGTGCAATTTCTTGCTGAAGTGTTTAGTCGAGGGGAATCAGATCATGTATGCGAGGAGTTTATTTGATGACATGAAAAGTTGTGGTCCTTCACCGAATTTCTGCTCTTATTCAATTTTGATGAGTATGTACACACATGGAGAGAGGTTATGCTTAAATGAAGCTTTTGAGCTTCTTTGTGAAATGGAATTGAATGGTGTGAGACCAAACGCTATAACATATGGAACTTACCTCTATGGGCTTTGCCGTTCCAGACAGGTAACATCTGCATGGGActttcttcaaactctttctcagAGTGGAGGCCCTTGCAGCAATTATTGTTTCAATGCTGTGATTCATGGTTTCTGTAGCGAGGGTCAGGTTGACAAAGCCATAGAAGTGTTTCATGGGATGAAGAAATGTGGGTTTGTCCCAGATGTCCACAGCTACAGCATATTAGTTGATGGGTTATGCAAACATGGGGATTTATTGAAAGGTTATGACATGCTTGATGAAATGGCAAGAAATGGAATATATCCTAATCAAGTGAGTTACAGTTCACTTCTGCATGGCCTTTGCAAAACTGGACAGGTTGCATTGGCATTAAAGATTTTCAAGAACCTCCAAGACCATGGTTTTGAGCATGATCAGATAAATTACAGCATCATTCTTCATGGCTGTTGCCAACATTTAGATCTCAAGGCCATCTCTGACCTTTGGTTTGACATGATTCATCATGATATCGCTCCAGATGTTTACAATTATACCAGTCTGATCTACGCATTATGTAGACATAGAAACCTTCAAGATGCATTGGGAGTGTTTGAGCTCATGCTTGAAAATGGGTTGAGTCCCAACATTGTGACATGCACAATCCTAGTTGACAGCTTTAGCAAAGAAGGGCTAGTTGGTGAAGCCTTCCTATTCCTGGATAGA